From one Pontibacillus sp. HMF3514 genomic stretch:
- the gvpQ gene encoding gas vesicle protein GvpQ: MEVNRKVKNNKEVQVLTGSLALVASPLFVPKVRRKIKSGAHHTISSLKEQFPSTSQLFRRADDPFEAKEMAEDEMQDEITDEMREQFQEQLQKKVNKASENLQEAKDENAKKVHSKAQEVKEKLQDKLLTFREKLSDVKETGEDLSENLNDKSSGQIYGASDIKGAQQLKSSVNIKSSTNIKGPRDIKHPSDTLHS; encoded by the coding sequence ATGGAGGTTAACCGGAAAGTCAAAAACAATAAAGAAGTGCAGGTTTTGACCGGTAGTTTAGCACTCGTTGCATCTCCTCTTTTTGTACCTAAAGTTCGAAGGAAGATCAAATCGGGTGCTCATCATACCATTTCATCCTTGAAGGAACAGTTTCCTAGCACGTCTCAATTGTTTCGGCGTGCAGATGATCCATTCGAAGCCAAAGAAATGGCTGAGGATGAAATGCAGGATGAGATAACTGATGAAATGCGAGAGCAGTTCCAGGAGCAATTACAGAAGAAGGTCAATAAGGCTTCAGAAAATCTACAAGAAGCTAAGGATGAGAATGCTAAGAAAGTGCACTCAAAAGCACAAGAAGTAAAAGAGAAATTACAAGACAAACTCTTAACATTTCGTGAAAAGCTCTCAGATGTAAAAGAAACTGGAGAGGACCTATCAGAAAATTTAAATGACAAATCTAGTGGTCAAATTTATGGAGCGAGTGATATCAAAGGGGCACAACAGTTAAAAAGTTCAGTGAATATCAAAAGCTCTACGAACATTAAAGGTCCAAGAGATATTAAACACCCATCTGATACGCTTCATTCTTAA
- the gvpA gene encoding gas vesicle structural protein GvpA: protein MAVQKSTDSSSLAEVIDRILDKGVVIDAFARVSVVGIELVTVEARVVIASVDTWLRYAEAVGLLRDEVEEEGLGGRISGQQNERSQFSN from the coding sequence ATGGCCGTTCAAAAGTCGACAGACAGTTCCAGTTTAGCAGAAGTTATTGATCGTATTCTTGATAAAGGTGTTGTCATTGATGCATTCGCTCGTGTTTCTGTTGTAGGTATTGAGTTAGTGACAGTCGAAGCACGTGTTGTTATTGCAAGTGTTGATACCTGGTTACGTTATGCAGAAGCTGTTGGTTTACTGAGAGATGAAGTTGAAGAAGAAGGACTTGGAGGAAGAATCTCAGGTCAACAAAACGAACGCAGTCAATTTAGCAATTAA
- the gvpO gene encoding gas vesicle protein GvpO, whose amino-acid sequence MKIMKIMDTVSQFFNEHIAPPHKIISVEKQDEEEGWRITLEVIEERDYMKKYAQDEMVGLYEVYIDEEMEITGFSRLSLRYRSDLEEQS is encoded by the coding sequence GTGAAGATCATGAAGATCATGGATACAGTAAGCCAATTTTTCAATGAACATATAGCTCCTCCCCATAAGATCATTTCAGTTGAAAAGCAAGATGAGGAAGAGGGATGGAGAATAACATTAGAAGTTATTGAAGAAAGGGATTATATGAAGAAATACGCTCAGGATGAAATGGTTGGACTATATGAAGTCTATATCGATGAAGAAATGGAAATTACAGGTTTTTCTAGGTTAAGTTTACGTTACCGAAGTGACCTTGAGGAACAATCGTAG
- the gvpN gene encoding gas vesicle protein GvpN has protein sequence MNELREGYDQFHQGIMNRSLRYLSIGYPIHFTGPSGVGKTTLAIHIAKQLDRPIMFISGNKEMSNEDLIGAFNGYTRQKTKDNFVRSVYKEEENLSESWNEGRLYEAVKNGYTLVYDEFTRSQPETNNLFLSILEENILPLYGTKRTESYINVHPEFSIIFTSNPSEYAGVFRSQDALLDRMVTIPIENLDQQTEVATVQRKTQISKAEAKAIVSFVNSVRSLCPIKEQVSGLSLRASLKIAEISKRYEIPIQGDHKEFLMLCFDITWFPLQSCVKKSYQEKMKSKLITEIKKVRTE, from the coding sequence ATGAATGAATTGAGAGAAGGATATGACCAGTTTCATCAGGGGATAATGAACCGTTCTTTACGATATCTTTCCATAGGGTATCCCATACACTTTACTGGCCCTTCAGGGGTTGGTAAAACAACATTAGCCATACATATTGCCAAGCAGCTTGATAGACCAATTATGTTTATAAGTGGCAATAAAGAGATGTCCAATGAAGATCTTATAGGTGCCTTTAATGGATACACAAGGCAAAAGACGAAAGATAACTTTGTGAGATCTGTGTATAAAGAAGAAGAAAATCTATCAGAGTCTTGGAATGAAGGGAGACTCTATGAAGCCGTGAAGAATGGGTACACCCTTGTGTATGACGAATTTACTCGATCTCAACCTGAAACGAATAATCTCTTCCTTTCTATTTTAGAAGAAAACATTCTTCCGCTTTACGGAACGAAGCGTACTGAGTCTTATATAAATGTTCACCCAGAGTTTTCAATTATTTTCACAAGTAATCCATCTGAATATGCAGGTGTATTTCGGTCTCAGGATGCCTTGTTAGATCGTATGGTCACGATCCCGATTGAAAATTTAGATCAACAAACGGAAGTGGCAACGGTTCAAAGGAAAACGCAAATATCTAAAGCAGAGGCAAAAGCTATTGTGTCATTTGTAAACAGCGTAAGAAGTCTTTGTCCTATTAAGGAACAAGTATCTGGTCTAAGCTTAAGAGCTTCCTTAAAGATTGCTGAAATATCTAAGCGGTACGAGATACCAATCCAAGGGGATCATAAGGAGTTTCTAATGCTTTGCTTTGATATAACTTGGTTTCCGTTACAATCTTGTGTTAAAAAATCCTATCAGGAAAAGATGAAAAGCAAACTGATTACTGAGATCAAGAAGGTTAGAACGGAGTGA
- a CDS encoding GvpL/GvpF family gas vesicle protein — MSEETGIYIFCGIQNNHDNHFGTIHFEGEERSIFTIHYNDAAMVATEVPMKIYHPNKENLMMHQQVISSVMEKEDTVIPISFGNVFQTNDDVLKLLENLYPQFSQLFPKVKGKIEVGLKVVGKKEWLEEEIHKNPQVQDKKQTVQEKSKNAGFYDRIQLGEMAQKFFKTIQQDVQSDIHDALTVMAESSQLNEPIGEKMLLNAAYLIDREQEKNFDEKVNELHEKWKDKVDFKYTGPWPAYNFINIQLKVEETS; from the coding sequence ATGAGCGAAGAAACAGGAATCTATATATTTTGCGGGATTCAGAACAACCATGATAACCATTTTGGAACGATTCATTTTGAAGGAGAGGAACGTTCCATTTTCACCATACATTACAATGATGCAGCCATGGTTGCTACTGAAGTTCCGATGAAGATCTATCATCCGAATAAAGAAAACTTAATGATGCACCAACAAGTCATTTCTTCTGTGATGGAAAAAGAGGATACAGTAATTCCGATAAGCTTTGGGAATGTTTTTCAAACGAATGATGACGTTTTAAAGCTACTTGAAAATCTTTATCCCCAATTTAGTCAACTCTTTCCTAAGGTGAAAGGAAAGATAGAAGTCGGATTGAAGGTTGTTGGAAAAAAGGAATGGTTAGAAGAAGAAATTCATAAAAATCCACAAGTTCAGGATAAGAAACAAACAGTACAAGAAAAATCAAAAAATGCCGGTTTTTATGATCGGATCCAGCTTGGAGAAATGGCTCAGAAGTTTTTTAAGACGATACAACAGGATGTCCAATCAGACATTCATGATGCATTAACTGTAATGGCTGAGTCCTCACAATTGAACGAACCAATTGGAGAGAAAATGTTATTAAATGCAGCTTATTTAATTGATCGTGAGCAAGAAAAGAATTTTGATGAAAAAGTAAATGAGCTCCATGAAAAATGGAAAGACAAAGTAGATTTTAAATACACTGGTCCTTGGCCCGCGTACAATTTTATTAATATTCAACTGAAAGTGGAGGAAACTTCATGA
- a CDS encoding gas vesicle protein GvpG, translating to MIHKLFTSPLNLVVKIGEQVKEEVDKELYDLDQIQKKLIHLQMMYELEEVSEEVYKAQESELLARYEMAKKREMEQWEDLTQR from the coding sequence ATGATTCATAAACTGTTCACTTCCCCTTTAAATTTGGTTGTCAAAATTGGAGAGCAAGTAAAAGAAGAAGTGGATAAGGAATTATATGACCTGGATCAAATTCAAAAAAAACTCATTCACCTTCAAATGATGTATGAGTTAGAAGAAGTATCAGAAGAAGTCTACAAAGCACAGGAAAGTGAATTACTAGCAAGATACGAAATGGCCAAGAAACGAGAAATGGAACAATGGGAAGACCTAACCCAACGCTAA
- a CDS encoding GvpL/GvpF family gas vesicle protein has translation MSKLFYLYGIIPQHEKKEAQLPSLKGLDDKHDVYLLPFGEIVAVGCNLDDQEYGEDQLHEKTNQMEWVQDKAYHHHNVLLTIREHFTVIPMKFCTIYSSEASLKHMLENQHENLVNQLSSLENKEEWNLKIYCDSVKFKEQVEAHNFNIEAKKEELSQMSPGRQYLEKRKLEQLINEEVQKEQQAFCSEFHQELESYSHNSTVKKNWNKDVTGRTEDMCWNSAYLFSTNNIDHVLKRITELKSESAQQGWEIEATGPWPAYHFANLS, from the coding sequence ATGTCAAAGCTTTTCTATTTATACGGAATCATCCCTCAACATGAAAAGAAAGAAGCTCAATTGCCATCACTTAAGGGGCTAGATGATAAACACGACGTGTACTTGTTGCCGTTTGGAGAAATCGTAGCTGTCGGTTGCAACCTAGATGATCAGGAATATGGTGAGGATCAACTTCACGAAAAAACCAACCAAATGGAATGGGTGCAAGATAAAGCTTATCATCATCACAATGTATTACTTACGATCAGAGAGCATTTTACTGTTATTCCAATGAAGTTTTGTACGATTTATTCGAGTGAAGCAAGTTTAAAGCATATGCTCGAAAATCAACATGAGAATTTGGTGAACCAATTATCCTCGTTAGAAAATAAAGAGGAATGGAATCTTAAAATATATTGTGACTCGGTTAAGTTTAAAGAACAAGTAGAAGCTCACAATTTCAACATAGAGGCGAAAAAAGAGGAGCTTTCCCAAATGTCTCCTGGAAGACAGTATCTAGAAAAGAGAAAGCTTGAGCAACTCATTAATGAAGAAGTTCAAAAAGAACAACAAGCCTTTTGTTCTGAGTTTCATCAAGAACTGGAAAGCTATTCTCATAATAGTACAGTAAAGAAAAACTGGAATAAAGATGTTACAGGCAGAACCGAAGATATGTGTTGGAATAGTGCCTATCTATTCTCGACGAACAATATAGACCATGTGTTGAAAAGAATTACAGAATTAAAATCTGAATCAGCCCAACAAGGATGGGAAATTGAAGCTACAGGACCTTGGCCTGCCTATCATTTTGCAAATCTATCTTAA
- the gvpJ gene encoding gas vesicle protein GvpJ produces MSHRENFENRDIALIDILDTVLDKGVAIKGDIIISIADIDLVYLDLRVLISAVETLVQSDESIANHLSSKQFDHEKEELEYATERS; encoded by the coding sequence ATGTCCCATAGAGAAAACTTTGAAAATCGAGATATTGCATTGATAGATATTTTGGATACTGTACTTGATAAGGGTGTAGCCATTAAGGGAGATATCATTATTTCAATAGCAGATATAGATCTAGTCTACCTTGATCTGCGCGTTTTGATCTCAGCAGTAGAAACACTTGTTCAGTCCGATGAGTCAATAGCTAATCACCTATCTTCTAAGCAATTTGATCATGAGAAGGAGGAATTGGAGTATGCCACTGAGCGATCTTGA
- a CDS encoding gas vesicle protein K, protein MPLSDLEQKPPTSGRINLDPDKAEQGLGQLVLTVIELLRQLVERHAIRRVDGGTLSEEEIEKLGVALMNLEVKMDELKDIFQLEDEDLNIDLGPLGNLL, encoded by the coding sequence ATGCCACTGAGCGATCTTGAACAGAAACCTCCAACATCCGGTAGGATCAACTTAGATCCAGATAAAGCAGAACAAGGGTTGGGGCAACTAGTCCTTACAGTAATTGAACTTTTAAGGCAATTAGTTGAACGTCATGCCATTCGGCGAGTTGATGGCGGAACTCTTTCAGAAGAAGAAATTGAAAAGCTTGGCGTAGCTTTAATGAATTTAGAGGTTAAGATGGATGAATTGAAAGACATTTTCCAATTAGAAGATGAAGATTTAAATATTGACCTGGGTCCTTTGGGTAATTTGCTTTAA
- the gvpJ gene encoding gas vesicle protein, with translation MSIEHPTQSSSIVDVLETVLDKGVVIAGDVKVNLADVELLTIKIRLIIASVDKAKEIGMDWWETDPYLSSKAANQNQKELEEENNQLKKRIEQLEEKME, from the coding sequence ATGAGTATTGAACACCCCACTCAGTCGAGCAGTATCGTAGATGTTTTAGAAACGGTTTTAGATAAAGGTGTAGTCATTGCTGGAGATGTGAAAGTTAACTTAGCTGATGTTGAATTATTGACGATTAAAATAAGGTTGATTATTGCTTCAGTAGATAAGGCGAAAGAGATTGGTATGGATTGGTGGGAAACTGATCCTTATTTAAGCTCCAAAGCAGCTAATCAAAATCAAAAAGAGCTAGAAGAGGAAAATAATCAACTTAAGAAGCGCATCGAACAGCTTGAAGAAAAAATGGAATAA
- a CDS encoding YtxH domain-containing protein produces the protein MTKQQESVNQTTKTISKTGVLTGTIIGSVVGATASLLLAPKGGKELRKDLSQQSKVVLDKSKDLKDRTSEKSKKLLNPCENKDETTGEETNEHELSTMNHDPFPVELSEVPPANLEEEDRK, from the coding sequence ATGACAAAACAACAAGAAAGCGTAAACCAAACTACAAAAACGATTAGTAAAACTGGTGTTTTAACTGGAACGATTATTGGGAGTGTTGTAGGTGCAACAGCAAGCTTACTTCTTGCACCTAAAGGTGGAAAAGAACTTAGAAAAGATTTATCCCAACAGTCTAAGGTTGTATTAGATAAGAGTAAGGATTTAAAGGATCGTACTAGTGAGAAATCAAAAAAGTTACTGAATCCGTGTGAGAATAAAGATGAAACTACCGGAGAAGAAACGAATGAACATGAACTTTCTACCATGAATCATGATCCATTTCCAGTTGAATTGAGCGAAGTCCCACCAGCAAACTTAGAGGAAGAGGATCGTAAATAG
- a CDS encoding YtxH domain-containing protein — protein sequence MTTKQKNLAPETKATSKRGIVTGTIIGSVVGATASLLLAPKGGKELRQDLSQQSKVALDKGKDLKDRTSEKSKKFLNPCDSNEEKNEYKKTQDVQDPLPAEDQETPPVSEQK from the coding sequence ATGACAACTAAACAAAAGAATTTAGCACCGGAAACAAAAGCGACAAGTAAAAGAGGGATCGTAACAGGTACCATTATTGGAAGTGTTGTGGGAGCCACAGCAAGCCTTCTTCTTGCTCCAAAAGGTGGTAAGGAACTGAGACAAGATCTATCACAGCAATCTAAGGTTGCCTTAGATAAAGGAAAAGATTTAAAGGATCGTACATCTGAAAAATCTAAGAAGTTCTTAAACCCTTGCGATAGTAACGAAGAAAAAAATGAATATAAAAAAACGCAGGATGTCCAAGATCCATTGCCTGCTGAAGATCAAGAAACTCCTCCGGTAAGTGAACAGAAGTAA
- a CDS encoding MoxR family ATPase has protein sequence MTQQTFIYNSKLHDLFQNIQKVMIGKSEVTTLSIVALLARGHVLLEDVPGVGKTMLVKALSKSVDSEFKRIQFTPDLLPSDVTGVSIYNPKELEFEFRPGPILGNIVLADEINRTSPKTQSSLLEGMEEGSITVDGLTVPLKNPFFVMATQNPIEYEGTYPLPEAQLDRFLLKLSMGYPTEKEEMQMLNNVSRSHPIHALEAVMSQEDLIDCQQQVDEVYIDQNVQRYIIDIVTKTRNHESTYLGVSPRGSIALMKAAKAYAFIHDRDYVLPDDVKYLAPFVLAHRIILTSEAKFEGVTALGLIQELLEKTSIPVRREK, from the coding sequence ATGACCCAGCAAACGTTTATCTACAATTCAAAGTTACATGATTTGTTTCAGAATATCCAAAAAGTAATGATTGGAAAAAGCGAAGTGACAACCCTTAGTATCGTGGCGTTATTAGCCAGAGGGCATGTACTACTTGAAGACGTTCCGGGAGTAGGAAAGACGATGCTTGTAAAAGCGTTGTCTAAATCTGTAGATTCTGAGTTTAAGCGAATTCAATTCACGCCAGATTTACTTCCTTCAGATGTAACGGGTGTGTCTATATATAATCCGAAAGAATTAGAATTTGAATTTCGACCAGGTCCCATTTTAGGGAACATTGTTTTAGCGGATGAAATTAACCGTACCTCCCCTAAGACCCAGTCCTCGTTACTAGAGGGGATGGAAGAAGGAAGCATTACGGTAGATGGATTAACGGTTCCTTTGAAGAATCCTTTCTTTGTTATGGCGACGCAAAACCCAATTGAATATGAAGGAACGTACCCATTACCAGAGGCACAGCTTGATCGTTTCCTATTAAAGCTAAGCATGGGTTACCCGACAGAAAAAGAAGAAATGCAAATGTTGAACAATGTATCTAGAAGCCACCCTATTCATGCATTAGAAGCTGTGATGTCGCAGGAAGACCTTATTGACTGCCAACAGCAGGTTGATGAGGTATATATCGATCAGAATGTTCAGCGATATATCATCGATATTGTGACGAAGACTAGAAATCATGAATCGACATACTTAGGTGTAAGCCCGCGTGGTTCGATTGCGTTAATGAAAGCAGCTAAAGCGTATGCGTTCATACATGACCGTGATTATGTATTACCGGATGATGTTAAATACTTAGCTCCGTTCGTGTTAGCGCACCGTATTATTTTAACGTCAGAGGCAAAATTTGAAGGGGTAACAGCTTTAGGATTAATTCAAGAACTCTTAGAGAAAACTTCAATACCTGTACGCAGGGAAAAATAA
- a CDS encoding DUF58 domain-containing protein, which produces MKKYLSLIGKLLFIGVLFGVLYAYAMFQGGFVSWFLFYAMLPFILYMICIIFYPLSRWKITRSMSKSILQSGDSVTAYLTIRRKLPFPLYYCIIEEYVPESLERKGSRSETYQYMSNPSALSNKQKVKSVAFPWFKRNIEFRYEFSQVPRGEHHFHTIRVRTGDLLGFVKKQAYFTVPSNILVYPHRRKVQISKRVNSFEEGAAPSFSPAKRDTTVVTGVREYMPGDKFAWIDWKTTAKKNAVMTKEFEQQKSSDILLVLDAEESDEDKRLAFEGCVELSASLIHAYKGMSSQLAFLSLGKEPRYFPFTKDSDQQIFMNQHLARIEPDGKVPFADAILRQQQSMPNNLIVMLVTRKITVHLKSSVIRLKQNNARVVLFLIDSHERITGPEEQLLRELTISGVVVNVLTESQMTQQQFEVNT; this is translated from the coding sequence ATGAAGAAATACTTATCACTCATTGGAAAGCTGTTATTCATTGGTGTACTGTTTGGCGTTCTTTATGCCTACGCCATGTTTCAAGGAGGCTTTGTGAGCTGGTTTCTATTCTATGCCATGCTTCCATTTATCCTCTACATGATCTGCATCATTTTTTATCCCCTTTCAAGATGGAAGATCACAAGGTCGATGTCCAAATCGATATTACAATCAGGTGATTCCGTAACAGCCTATCTCACTATCAGAAGAAAGCTTCCTTTCCCTTTGTATTACTGTATCATTGAGGAATATGTGCCGGAATCTTTAGAAAGAAAAGGGAGTAGGTCGGAAACCTATCAATACATGAGCAACCCGAGTGCTTTATCTAATAAACAAAAAGTGAAGAGCGTTGCTTTTCCTTGGTTTAAGAGAAATATTGAATTCCGATATGAATTTTCACAGGTTCCGAGAGGCGAGCACCATTTTCATACGATCCGTGTACGTACAGGGGACTTATTAGGTTTTGTTAAGAAACAGGCTTATTTTACTGTCCCAAGTAACATCCTAGTATATCCACATCGCCGAAAAGTGCAAATAAGTAAACGCGTAAACAGTTTTGAAGAGGGGGCGGCACCTTCTTTTTCTCCTGCCAAACGTGATACAACGGTCGTAACAGGTGTTCGAGAATATATGCCAGGTGACAAATTCGCTTGGATTGATTGGAAAACAACGGCAAAGAAAAATGCTGTTATGACAAAAGAGTTTGAACAACAGAAAAGCTCAGATATCCTGCTCGTGTTAGATGCAGAGGAAAGTGATGAGGATAAGCGCCTTGCTTTTGAAGGGTGTGTAGAACTGTCTGCATCGTTAATTCATGCTTATAAAGGTATGTCTTCTCAATTGGCGTTTCTATCATTAGGCAAAGAGCCTCGTTATTTTCCGTTTACAAAAGATTCGGATCAGCAGATTTTCATGAATCAACATTTAGCACGCATTGAACCTGATGGAAAAGTGCCTTTTGCGGATGCGATATTAAGACAACAACAATCGATGCCGAATAATTTAATTGTCATGCTTGTCACACGCAAGATAACCGTGCATTTAAAGTCATCTGTTATCCGTCTAAAGCAAAACAATGCCAGGGTGGTATTGTTTCTAATTGATTCGCATGAACGAATTACTGGCCCTGAAGAACAACTGCTTCGAGAGTTAACGATAAGTGGCGTTGTCGTGAATGTTTTGACAGAGTCACAAATGACACAGCAACAATTTGAGGTGAACACATAA
- a CDS encoding transglutaminase family protein: MTNTSQDNRQMFFRGIVYLCGFLLFWEWLRPLEEVTDTSDISIFVIYAAFCFFLSYIQLPWYFSSPLKLVGLAFILDGLYMPQRFLSKEWFGFFYEHIQYNVNVIMDFQWWEMTPLFRSLLFLLLLWLMSYLLYYWFVVAKRISFFVILTIIYLTVLDTFTVYEAKVPIIRTFLISLTIMGVSSFVKEMEKESINLRERKASYIWVIPLILVVLASSIVGYAAPKQVSQWPDPVPFIKSTATGFGGGSGGSVQKVGYGTNDERLGGSFVQDDSLVFQAIAKDDHYWRIETKEIYTGKGWVRDDKGFFQEVPSQNLVNVLPYSDEVKTEKKNAIVAMEDRASFSKLVYPYGIQKVLGSRAESFELNRTTGEILPQRNGETIKLDRFSLSYNQPTFSFKQLRSASTQDPENIEEQYTQLPESLPDQVRQLAATIVEGKDNRYDKAKAIEGYFSRNGFEYDTQDIPVPEENEDYVAKFLFETKRGYCDNYSTSMVVLLRSLGIPARWAKGFTGGTETQQVEYNGEMYNKFDVKSSNAHSWPEVYFPGVGWVPFEPTQGFTNPTDMYIEETDDNEEQDQETNLPDQSMQDPMQKPESMQEDLFSDSGGGLSSSETWIPAKVLLGIIAGVILLAGLLFFYRFHIQMVYYKWRIYRNPNKENFEAAYLFLLKSLDVKEKIARSSQQSLREYAREVDSFYQSRDMGILTHHYERLLYRNDIQGQPWDKVRELWENLIKKTLS; encoded by the coding sequence ATGACGAATACCTCACAGGATAATCGACAGATGTTTTTTAGAGGAATTGTCTACCTATGTGGTTTTTTACTTTTTTGGGAATGGCTTAGACCATTGGAGGAAGTAACGGATACATCTGATATTTCGATTTTTGTCATCTATGCAGCCTTTTGTTTCTTTTTATCATATATCCAGCTTCCGTGGTATTTCTCATCACCGCTAAAATTAGTGGGTCTTGCCTTTATTTTAGATGGGCTTTATATGCCGCAACGCTTTTTATCAAAAGAGTGGTTTGGTTTTTTTTATGAACACATCCAATATAACGTAAATGTGATTATGGATTTTCAGTGGTGGGAAATGACCCCATTATTCCGCAGTTTACTCTTCTTACTACTTCTGTGGTTAATGAGTTACTTACTTTATTATTGGTTCGTAGTTGCAAAACGGATTAGCTTTTTCGTGATTTTAACGATTATTTACCTAACGGTTTTAGATACTTTTACGGTATATGAGGCGAAGGTTCCCATCATCCGTACTTTTCTGATCTCATTAACGATTATGGGCGTATCAAGCTTTGTGAAGGAAATGGAGAAGGAATCGATTAATCTTAGGGAAAGAAAAGCTTCGTATATTTGGGTGATCCCTCTTATTCTAGTTGTGTTAGCGTCTAGTATTGTGGGATACGCAGCGCCAAAGCAAGTCTCTCAATGGCCAGACCCAGTTCCGTTCATTAAGTCTACAGCTACTGGATTTGGTGGTGGTTCTGGTGGAAGTGTTCAAAAGGTTGGGTATGGTACGAATGATGAGCGTCTAGGTGGATCTTTTGTGCAAGACGATTCTCTTGTGTTTCAGGCGATCGCCAAAGATGATCATTATTGGCGTATTGAAACGAAAGAAATTTACACAGGTAAAGGCTGGGTTCGTGATGACAAAGGATTCTTCCAAGAAGTGCCAAGTCAAAACCTCGTGAATGTACTTCCTTATTCAGATGAAGTAAAAACAGAGAAGAAGAATGCCATAGTTGCTATGGAGGATCGTGCATCTTTCTCAAAATTGGTTTATCCTTATGGGATTCAAAAAGTTCTAGGCAGTAGGGCTGAATCCTTTGAATTGAACCGAACTACTGGGGAGATTTTGCCACAGAGAAACGGTGAAACGATAAAACTGGATCGTTTCAGTCTGTCTTATAATCAACCTACTTTTTCTTTTAAGCAACTACGAAGTGCATCTACACAGGACCCTGAAAATATTGAAGAGCAATATACACAGTTACCTGAGAGTTTACCTGATCAGGTTCGTCAGTTAGCAGCTACGATCGTTGAGGGGAAGGATAACCGATATGATAAGGCTAAGGCTATTGAAGGTTATTTTTCTCGAAATGGATTTGAATACGATACGCAGGACATTCCAGTTCCAGAAGAAAATGAAGATTATGTAGCAAAATTCTTATTTGAGACGAAACGTGGATACTGTGATAATTATTCAACTTCCATGGTTGTATTGCTAAGAAGCCTTGGTATCCCAGCTCGTTGGGCAAAAGGGTTTACGGGTGGAACAGAAACACAACAAGTAGAATACAACGGTGAAATGTATAATAAGTTTGATGTGAAAAGTTCAAATGCTCACTCCTGGCCTGAGGTTTACTTCCCGGGTGTTGGTTGGGTTCCATTTGAGCCTACTCAGGGTTTTACGAATCCTACAGACATGTACATCGAAGAAACGGATGATAATGAAGAGCAGGATCAGGAGACAAACCTTCCTGATCAGTCCATGCAGGATCCTATGCAAAAACCAGAGTCCATGCAAGAAGATCTATTTAGTGATTCTGGTGGCGGATTATCTTCATCAGAAACATGGATTCCTGCAAAAGTGTTGCTTGGCATCATAGCTGGAGTGATTCTTTTAGCTGGTTTACTATTCTTCTATCGATTCCATATTCAAATGGTTTACTACAAGTGGCGTATCTATCGAAATCCAAATAAAGAAAATTTTGAAGCGGCTTATCTCTTTTTATTAAAATCGTTAGATGTGAAAGAGAAGATTGCTCGCTCTTCTCAACAAAGTTTGAGAGAGTACGCCCGTGAAGTTGATTCGTTCTATCAATCTCGAGATATGGGGATTCTCACCCATCACTATGAGCGTCTGTTATACCGTAACGATATCCAAGGACAGCCTTGGGATAAGGTTAGGGAATTGTGGGAAAATTTAATTAAAAAGACATTGTCTTGA